TCGCCCCGCGCGCCAAGGCGCTGATTCTCGTTGCGCGGCGGCAGAGTCTGCTGGACGAACTCGCGGTCGAGCTACGTGCCGCGAATCCGAAGCTCGACCTCGGCGTCTTCGCGGTGGATGTGACGGACCGCGACGAGCTGGCGCGCATGGCGGACGAGGCCGAGTCGCGTTTCGGCGGGGTGGACGTGCTCGTCAACAACGCCGGCGTGGGCGACTTCGGCTGCTTCGATCTCGCCGCGTGGGAGAAGATGGAGTTCATGCTCGAACTCAACGTGCGCGCGCTTCTGTTTCTCACGCACCGATTCGTGCGCGGCATGGTTGCGCGGCGGCGCGGTGCGATTCTAAACATTAGCTCGTCGTACGGTCTGACCTTCAACCCCGGCTTCGCGGGCTACATCGGGACCAAGTATTTCGTCACGGGGTTTTCCGAGGCGCTCGGCCTCGACCTCGCGGGGACCGGCGTCACCGTCACGCAGTCGTGCCCGGGGCCCGTGGAGTCGGAGTTTCTCGACAACGTCAACAACTTCACGAGCCTCAAGCCGCCGGGTTTCGTGACGATCTCGGCGGCGCGATGCGCGCGGACGGCGATTCGCGCGCTCGATTGCCGCCGCGCCATCGTCACGCGCGGGTGGATCGTCTGGGCGCTCATGCGCATCGCGGCGTGGACGCCGAACGTAGTGATGAGGATCGCTTACTACCCTCTCGGTCGGATGCTTCGCACGGCCCAGACGAAGGCTCAGGCCAAGCGCGCGTGACTCAGGTCAGGTAGTTGGGCAGGTTGTTCACGAACTGGCTGCGCGCCAGCGTTCGGTGAAAGCCCGCGGCCTTGGCCGCGGCGAAGACGTCCGTGCGCGCGTGGGAACCGAAGATGACGAGTTCGGCACCCTTGGCGTGCGCGACGATGTCGATCATCGCGGCGGCGAGATCGGACGTGTTCACGTCCATGTCCACCAGCACGCGCGACACCCCGCCCTCGTCGAGTTTGGCGACGAGCTGCTCCAGCGTGCCGACAAACGCGATGGGCGATCCGCCCGCCGACTCGCGAACCTTGCTCTTGAACATCAAGTCATTCGACCACATGACGACCATGGGTTTCTCCTGAAGAAAGAACGCCCTCATAGAGCGAATCGCGGAAATTGTCGGTAATGATGGCGGCGATAAGGCGGTGAATCCGGAAACCGGCGCGTCACTCTTCGTCGTAGGGGTCGAAGTAGGTCTTATCCACGTAGCACAGCGGACAACGCCAGTTCGCGGGCAGGTCCTCGAAGGGCGTACCCGGCGGGACTCCCCCCGCGGGATCGCCGACCGCCGGGTCGTACACGTATCCGCAGCTCACGCAGACGTAGAGCTGAAAACGGCTCGTCGGTTCAGTCATGGCTCGATCACCCGCAGGGACGTGTGGACGTTTCCGAACGGCGCGCTCACCTGAATGCCCGCCACGTAGGGGCGCACGCGCTCGCGGATTTCGCGCGAGATTGCGATGCCCTCGTCTCGCGCCGATTCCTTGGTCACTGCACCGGCCATGCGCTTCATGATGCTGTCGGGGACGTGAACGCCCGGGACCTCGTTGTTGAGAAATTCCGCGTTGCGCAGCGACGCCAGCGGCCAGATCCCCGCGATAATCGGGATCGTGATGCCCATCCCGCGCACGCGGTCGATGAAACGCAGCAGCACGTCGGGATCGAAGACCGGTTGCGTGATCGCGTAGTGCGCGCCGTTTTCGACCTTCTGCGCGAATCGTGAGACCTCGCGCTCCTGATCGAGGTGCGAGGGGTCCGCTCCGCAGCCGAGCAGGAACGGCGTGGGGGGCACGACCGGCTGACCGCCGACGTCGACGCCGCGATTGAGGCGCGACGCGATACGCAGCAGACCGATGGAGTCGATGTCGAAAACGGGCGTGGCGAAGGGGTAGTCGCCGACCTTGGGTGGGTCACCGGTGATGATGAGCAGGTTTCGCAGCCCGCCCGCCGCGCAGCCGAGCAAGTCGGACTGTACGCCGATGACGTTGCGGTCGCGGCAGGTGACGTGGAGCACGACCTCGATGCCGACCTGCTGCTCGATGTGGATCGCGGTGATCATCGGGCTGATGCGGCAGCTCGCACGCGGACCGTCGGGGATGTTGATCGCGTCCACGCCGGCGTCGCGGCAAATCGCCGATTTCTCCAGCGTCTTCTCCAGATCCCACCCCAGCGGCGGCACGATTTCGACTGTCGCGACCCACTCGCCCGCGATGAGCCGCGATCCGAACCGCGAGCACTCACCCGCCGGTTTGGGATCGACGAGGCGAACGCCCTCGCGCAGCGTCTCGACGATCTGCACGTGGCGGCCATGGATCGTCTTCACGCCGGCCGCGAGTTCGCGGATGTGCGCGGGACCCGTGCCGCAGCACCCGCCCACGCCCCGCGCGCCGAGTTGCACGAAGTGCTGCGCGTAGGTCGCGAGGTACTCCGGGCTCGTCATGTAGATCATGCGGTCGTTGACCATCTGCGGCGCGCCCGCGTTCGGCTGCACGAGCACGGGGTAGGGGGCTTTGGGGATGAATGCCTCGAGCCCCGCGAGCATCTCGCTCGGTCCCACTCCGCAGTTGAACCCGATCATCACCGGCGGCGGCAGATCGGCCGGGAAAGGCGCGAAGAAGGATTCGACCGACTCGCCGCTGCGTGTGAGCCCCAGCGGATTCACCGCCGCGCTCACGATGTAGGGCACGCCGATATGCGCCGCCGCGCGGATGCCCGGCAGCACATCGGCGCGCCGCGCGAACGTCTCGAAGATGATGAGATCGGCGCCGCCCTCGACGAGACCCTCGATCGCCACCCGGAACGCCGCGTCGGCGTCGTGCTCGTCGATGCCGCCCGCGCCGATCGGCTGACCGAGCGGCCCGACCGAGCCCGCGACCAGCACGTCGTCGCGCGCCACCTCGCGCGCGATCGCGGCGGAAGCGCGGCAGATCTCGCGCGCCTGATCGGCCAGGAGGTGCGCCGCGAGCTTGTAGCGATTCGCGGCAAAGCTGTTGGTCGTCAGCACGTCCGCGCCGGCGTTCTTGTTCGCTGTGTGGATTTCCATCACCAGCGAGGGCTGCGTCACGCACAGATGCTCGTAGCACACGTTGACGAACTGGTGCCGCTGATACAGTTCGGTGCCCATCGCGCCGTCGAAGATGACGACGCGCTCGGCAATCCAGCGCGCGAGATCGGGCCTACCCATGAACAACTCCGCAAGATGCTCCACGATACCCGGGAACGGCGCGAAGGAAAACGCGCCGGTTTCAGACGTTCGTCACACGCTCGTGGTCACTCGCTTTTCGTCACGCGCTCGTGGTGCCGGAACAGGTCGGAGCGCGTGACGAGCGCGTCAAAGGGGAGGCCGCGCGCGAGGATGCGGTCGCGTCCGCCTTCCTCGCGATCGACGACCGCGAAAACGCCGACCACCCGGCAGTTCGGACATGCCTCCATCACGACGTCCACGGATTGCAGCGTGCTGCCGCCGGTGGTGACCGTGTCATCCACGATCACAATCGGGTCGCCGTCGCGTAGATGGCCCTCGATGCGTCGCCCCGTGCCGTGCTCCTTGGCCTCTTTTCGCGCGATGAACGCGGCGATTGGCTGCCCCGCCTGTTCGCTGCGCGCCGTGACCGCCATGGCGACGGGTACCGCGCCGAGTGCCAGCCCGCCAATGGCGACCGGAGTCGGGGAAAGGTTCCTGATGCGTTCGAGCAGCAAGTCGCCGATCAAGGCCGCTCCCTCGGGGTGCGTCGCCACCATGCGAACGTCCACGTAAAAATCGCTCTCGGCCCCGCTCGCGAGCCGGAATTTTCCGACACGAAATGCGAGGTCGTGAACGAGTTCCACCAGACGTTCCAGCTTGGCACTCATCTTGGTTCTCCGTCCCGGAAAGGGCAGTCATCTTGCTCGTGAACGGCAAAAAGACAAGGCTTCGACGGTAAAAAACAACCCCGCGGCCCGAAGGCGCACGGGGTCATTTTCGTTTGAAGGGCCTTTTTAAGTCCTGCCCGGGACTACGCTGGGCAGCCCTCGCTGCAGTGAGCGACAGGACGCAGCATGTAGTGCTTCACAACCATTTCGTCCTCCGTCCGGAAGGGGTGACAACCACGATGGCAATGTAAGAACGGCCTTCCGGCGTGTCAAGGCAAATGAGGTTCCGGTCGGTCGGTCAAGCGCGAAAACTGACCTCTTTGTGACGTTGGTCAGCCTTGAGTTGCCGTGTCAATCGGGCTTGCGCGCCGCGCCCACGACCCAACTACGCACCCACGGTTCGCGCACCTGGATGAGATGCAACCCAACACCCGCGAGCGCATCGAGGAAATCCTGCTTTGGCGGAATCGTGTCCCACGGATGATCGGTGAAGCTCTGGAAGAAACGGATCACGGGCACGTCGAAGTGAAACTCGCGCAGCAGGTCCTCGAAATAAAAGATCCCGCCGGGGCGCAACACGCGGGCGACCTCGCCGAGAGCGGCGCGCCAGTCGGGGATGTGGTGGAAGATCGTCAGTTCGAAGACGGCGTCGAAGTGCTCGTCCGGAAATCCGATGTGCTCCGAATCGCCGACGCTCAGATCCACCTTCGCGCGCACGTCCCGCGTGCGCCGCGCGGCGGCGGCCACCATTCGCTCGTCGAGATCGAAGGAGACGATCTCGCGCGGCGAAAAGTTCGCATCGATTCGGCGGATGCCCTCGCCGTAACCGCACCCGATCTCAAGCACGCGGTCCAGCGCGCGGCCCGTGCCGGACCACTCGCCGAATCGGCGAAAGGTCGCGTTCATCAGAGCGTTGCGAATCGGGTTGTTCACCATCAGGCGTTCGAAGGAATTGATCTTCATCGCGCCGCTCCAATCCCGCGTTGATCGTGCCGTCCGTCCGACCCGTCAGGGTGTCGTTGCGTTGCCGTTTTTACGCCCCTCACGGCCGATCGCGCCGAGCACGTGCATATGCGCTGCCGGCGATGAAGGCGGCTCGAAAACGAGCGCAAAGGGCCAGCCATCCTTGTGCCGCTGCACGTGAATCCACCCGGTCAGCGACGCTCCGGGCGCGAGGTTCGTTTGGGGCGGCAGAGCCCCGACGACGGCGGCAGTTTTCGACGCCGCCTCGGCGAGCCGTCCGCTGCCTTGGTCCACCCAGAAGAACTCGGGTTTCACCGTGAGCGACTGCTGTTTGGCGAGGCTCGTGACCTCGACCTGAAACGACATATAGCCCGCCTCGACCTCGGGCAACCCGGCGACCTGCACATCGTA
This DNA window, taken from Deltaproteobacteria bacterium, encodes the following:
- the pyrE gene encoding orotate phosphoribosyltransferase, which produces MSAKLERLVELVHDLAFRVGKFRLASGAESDFYVDVRMVATHPEGAALIGDLLLERIRNLSPTPVAIGGLALGAVPVAMAVTARSEQAGQPIAAFIARKEAKEHGTGRRIEGHLRDGDPIVIVDDTVTTGGSTLQSVDVVMEACPNCRVVGVFAVVDREEGGRDRILARGLPFDALVTRSDLFRHHERVTKSE
- a CDS encoding class I SAM-dependent methyltransferase — encoded protein: MKINSFERLMVNNPIRNALMNATFRRFGEWSGTGRALDRVLEIGCGYGEGIRRIDANFSPREIVSFDLDERMVAAAARRTRDVRAKVDLSVGDSEHIGFPDEHFDAVFELTIFHHIPDWRAALGEVARVLRPGGIFYFEDLLREFHFDVPVIRFFQSFTDHPWDTIPPKQDFLDALAGVGLHLIQVREPWVRSWVVGAARKPD
- a CDS encoding rubredoxin, with translation MTEPTSRFQLYVCVSCGYVYDPAVGDPAGGVPPGTPFEDLPANWRCPLCYVDKTYFDPYDEE
- a CDS encoding bifunctional homocysteine S-methyltransferase/methylenetetrahydrofolate reductase, which gives rise to MGRPDLARWIAERVVIFDGAMGTELYQRHQFVNVCYEHLCVTQPSLVMEIHTANKNAGADVLTTNSFAANRYKLAAHLLADQAREICRASAAIAREVARDDVLVAGSVGPLGQPIGAGGIDEHDADAAFRVAIEGLVEGGADLIIFETFARRADVLPGIRAAAHIGVPYIVSAAVNPLGLTRSGESVESFFAPFPADLPPPVMIGFNCGVGPSEMLAGLEAFIPKAPYPVLVQPNAGAPQMVNDRMIYMTSPEYLATYAQHFVQLGARGVGGCCGTGPAHIRELAAGVKTIHGRHVQIVETLREGVRLVDPKPAGECSRFGSRLIAGEWVATVEIVPPLGWDLEKTLEKSAICRDAGVDAINIPDGPRASCRISPMITAIHIEQQVGIEVVLHVTCRDRNVIGVQSDLLGCAAGGLRNLLIITGDPPKVGDYPFATPVFDIDSIGLLRIASRLNRGVDVGGQPVVPPTPFLLGCGADPSHLDQEREVSRFAQKVENGAHYAITQPVFDPDVLLRFIDRVRGMGITIPIIAGIWPLASLRNAEFLNNEVPGVHVPDSIMKRMAGAVTKESARDEGIAISREIRERVRPYVAGIQVSAPFGNVHTSLRVIEP
- a CDS encoding SDR family oxidoreductase — protein: MKSPIDGGTVLVTGASSGIGREVARQIAPRAKALILVARRQSLLDELAVELRAANPKLDLGVFAVDVTDRDELARMADEAESRFGGVDVLVNNAGVGDFGCFDLAAWEKMEFMLELNVRALLFLTHRFVRGMVARRRGAILNISSSYGLTFNPGFAGYIGTKYFVTGFSEALGLDLAGTGVTVTQSCPGPVESEFLDNVNNFTSLKPPGFVTISAARCARTAIRALDCRRAIVTRGWIVWALMRIAAWTPNVVMRIAYYPLGRMLRTAQTKAQAKRA